GGTATCTGCTTACTGTCTATCAAATAATCTGCTCCCATGAGAGCCTTGGACTGTAAGCCAATATTATCTTTTAGGTTTTTACTGAAAGACTGAATGGAAACCACCGCCGCAATACCCAGAATAATGGACGCCATGAAAAGCAACAGCCTTTTACCGCTAGCTTTCCCATCTCGCCATGCCATCTTTAGCAGCCATTTAAAATTTGCTTTTGAATGCTGCATTAGGAAATCGGATTTGTTTCGTTTGATAAGACTTTACCACCTTTTAATCTTAAAACTTGTTGAGTTCTTTTGGCTAATTCTAAATCATGTGTCACTATCACCAAAGTAGTACCAGCCTCTTTGTTCAGTTCAAAAAGGAGTTTAATCACCTTCTCCCCTGTTTCTTCGTCCAAATTCCCTGTAGGTTCATCAGCAAATAAAATAGAGGGTTTGGTAGAGAAAGCCCTTGCCAAAGCTACTCGCTGCTGTTCGCCACCAGAAAGTTGTGATGGGTAATGATGCACTCTATCACCTAAACCAACCTTATCTAAAAGCTCCATAGCCCGTGTGCTAGCTTCCTTAGAACCCTGCAACTCTAAGGGCACCG
This sequence is a window from Arcticibacterium luteifluviistationis. Protein-coding genes within it:
- a CDS encoding ABC transporter ATP-binding protein → MTKILKVSQLGKSYSSGSRQLTVLNDISFDVSSGATFSIVGPSGSGKTTLLGLCAGLDKADTGTVELCGKALESLDEDQRALLRNEEVGFIFQDFQLLPTLTALENVSVPLELQGSKEASTRAMELLDKVGLGDRVHHYPSQLSGGEQQRVALARAFSTKPSILFADEPTGNLDEETGEKVIKLLFELNKEAGTTLVIVTHDLELAKRTQQVLRLKGGKVLSNETNPIS